A region of Plantactinospora sp. BC1 DNA encodes the following proteins:
- a CDS encoding ATP-dependent DNA ligase produces MRFVDLAATSAAVAATSGRRAKVELLAEALRNLAPEELVAGSGYLAGELRQRQTGVGYASLRELPPAAEQPTLTVAGVDAAIAELAEVRGPGSQQRRRELLAALFGAATVEERRLLLGLFSGELRQGAQAGLLAEAIARAAEVPLPAVRRALLLAGDLKTVAAAALTGGSGALTGFALQVGRPLAPMLAQSAASVEEALTAVGLPAVVDVKLDGIRIQVHRSGDDIAVFTRSLDEITTRVPEVVAAVRSLPARELVLDGEAIALDASGRPRPFQETASRAATRGARRAVRDEAARTPGAAGTGDGASGEAGAIDGASGGAGAIGDASGEAGAGGGAAGGTEAGGVAGGARSFGAAPVAPSTAGSAREVGPVDISEVSRIGSSGTAPAEIPAPERPMAVAPAVAAAANTSGGVVLTPYFFDILHLDGVDLLDAPGHERWAALARTVSPAQLVERITVDTVEQASTAFAAAVDAGHEGIVVKAPDAAYDAGRRGAAWIKVKPRHTLDLVVLAVEWGSGRRKGWLSNLHLGARDPETGGFVMLGKTFKGLTDELLRWQTERFQELAVERGDWVVRVRPEQVVEIAFDGVQSSPRYPGGVALRFARVLRYRDDKSAAEADTIDTVRAIHAGRRPD; encoded by the coding sequence GTGCGCTTCGTTGACCTGGCAGCCACCTCCGCCGCTGTCGCCGCCACCTCCGGGCGGCGGGCCAAGGTCGAGCTGCTCGCCGAGGCGCTGCGAAACCTCGCCCCGGAGGAACTCGTCGCCGGCTCCGGCTATCTGGCCGGAGAGCTTCGCCAGCGGCAGACCGGGGTCGGTTACGCCAGCCTTCGCGAGCTGCCGCCGGCGGCCGAGCAGCCGACCCTGACGGTGGCCGGAGTCGACGCGGCGATAGCCGAGCTGGCCGAGGTGCGTGGGCCGGGCTCGCAGCAGCGCCGCCGCGAGCTGTTGGCCGCCCTCTTCGGCGCCGCCACCGTCGAGGAGCGGCGGCTGTTGCTCGGCCTGTTCAGCGGGGAACTGCGGCAGGGCGCCCAGGCCGGGCTGCTGGCCGAGGCGATCGCCCGGGCGGCCGAGGTGCCGCTGCCGGCGGTCCGCCGGGCCCTGCTGCTCGCCGGTGACCTGAAGACGGTCGCGGCGGCGGCGCTCACCGGCGGCTCGGGTGCGCTGACCGGGTTCGCGTTGCAGGTCGGCCGGCCCCTCGCACCGATGCTGGCGCAGAGCGCGGCCTCGGTCGAGGAGGCGCTGACCGCTGTCGGGCTGCCGGCGGTGGTCGACGTGAAGCTCGACGGCATCCGCATCCAGGTGCACCGCTCCGGCGACGACATCGCGGTCTTCACCCGCAGCCTCGACGAGATCACCACCCGGGTTCCCGAGGTGGTGGCGGCGGTCCGGTCCCTGCCCGCCCGCGAGCTGGTGTTGGACGGTGAGGCGATCGCACTCGACGCCTCCGGCCGGCCACGACCGTTCCAGGAGACCGCGAGCCGGGCGGCCACCAGGGGAGCCCGCCGAGCGGTACGGGACGAGGCCGCCCGCACCCCGGGCGCGGCGGGAACTGGTGACGGCGCGTCGGGCGAGGCGGGAGCGATCGACGGCGCCTCGGGCGGGGCGGGAGCGATCGGCGACGCCTCGGGCGAGGCGGGAGCCGGCGGCGGCGCGGCGGGCGGGACGGAGGCTGGCGGCGTCGCGGGCGGCGCCCGGAGCTTCGGGGCAGCGCCGGTCGCGCCGTCGACGGCCGGCTCGGCGCGGGAGGTCGGGCCGGTGGACATCTCCGAGGTGTCCCGGATCGGCAGCTCCGGGACGGCACCGGCCGAGATCCCCGCTCCGGAGCGTCCGATGGCCGTCGCTCCGGCAGTGGCCGCAGCGGCCAACACCAGCGGTGGTGTCGTGCTGACGCCGTACTTCTTCGACATCCTGCACCTGGACGGCGTCGACCTGCTCGACGCGCCCGGACACGAGCGCTGGGCCGCGCTGGCCCGTACCGTCTCCCCGGCGCAGCTCGTCGAGCGGATCACCGTCGACACGGTCGAGCAGGCGTCGACGGCGTTCGCCGCAGCCGTCGACGCGGGACACGAGGGCATCGTGGTCAAGGCGCCCGACGCGGCGTACGACGCGGGGCGACGGGGCGCCGCCTGGATCAAGGTGAAGCCGAGGCACACCCTCGACCTCGTCGTGCTCGCCGTCGAGTGGGGCAGTGGCCGGCGCAAGGGCTGGCTGTCGAACCTCCATCTCGGTGCCCGCGATCCCGAGACCGGCGGCTTCGTGATGCTCGGCAAGACCTTCAAGGGGCTGACCGACGAGTTGCTGCGCTGGCAGACCGAGCGGTTCCAGGAGTTGGCGGTGGAGCGTGGCGACTGGGTGGTCCGGGTACGACCCGAACAGGTGGTGGAGATCGCCTTCGACGGCGTGCAGAGCAGTCCGCGCTATCCGGGTGGCGTGGCGCTGCGCTTCGCCCGGGTGCTGCGCTACCGCGACGACAAGAGCGCGGCGGAGGCGGACACCATCGACACCGTACGCGCCATTCACGCAGGTCGCCGCCCGGACTGA
- a CDS encoding peptidase — MTNAILRPGSRLGAAAAAVLATLALTAAPSPAHAAAQPQLQITSAVDATIDAAGTTIGFRLRNTGDAPATDVGAVYDAQPTTDDVIFVVPAGPEDCYQSRKAADCRHGELAAGQERVVQPFMLRSGPNARPGPAGVVRVSVTGQGPDGAVSATYELPVTIRATGSGLVAEVDDIGSEAQRVGGGDRRPLHTTVFNFGTRTLPGFALTITLPLGATFVERYGDCVYEDDLPGEPPTGYVYGPQRVTCQMHLILEPGSGVAFSDPVSGDAAFNVVFGKNLPGPAEQTGRFEVGELDQPLPEAQRRAEAPAGPSLADRVAELRTRAEQRAGSGQRDRITRTTPGRATTGSTAPSPAAAGAEPNVDQFSIWTKPNSQDLEVRATEVTGSVGDTVDVPYTITNHGPSDGGAAWRIVAPSGTVLLPSQWCTFRDEQGEQIAEATEVDCGTDSRWLATASGEGVVSSVVRVKITSTPGTNGKITIRGLGPSTETGPKSNSAQLVINQPGGGGGADDDDGLPITGVRTGPIAAVGAGALLLGAVLLLLGRRRRPAAPPSAE, encoded by the coding sequence ATGACGAACGCCATCCTCCGCCCAGGCAGCCGGCTCGGCGCGGCTGCCGCCGCAGTGCTCGCGACGCTCGCCCTCACCGCCGCACCCAGCCCGGCGCACGCCGCCGCACAGCCACAGTTGCAGATCACCAGCGCCGTCGACGCGACGATCGACGCCGCCGGCACCACCATCGGCTTCCGGCTGCGCAACACCGGGGACGCACCGGCCACCGACGTCGGTGCGGTCTACGACGCCCAGCCCACCACCGACGACGTCATTTTCGTGGTCCCGGCCGGCCCCGAGGACTGCTACCAGTCCCGCAAGGCGGCGGACTGCCGGCACGGCGAACTGGCGGCCGGGCAGGAGCGGGTGGTCCAGCCGTTCATGCTGCGCAGTGGCCCGAACGCCCGGCCGGGTCCGGCGGGGGTGGTCCGGGTCAGCGTCACGGGCCAGGGTCCCGACGGCGCGGTCTCGGCGACGTACGAGCTTCCGGTGACGATCCGGGCCACCGGCTCGGGCCTGGTGGCCGAGGTGGATGACATCGGTTCCGAGGCGCAGCGGGTCGGCGGCGGTGACCGGCGCCCGCTGCACACCACCGTCTTCAACTTCGGCACCCGGACGCTGCCCGGCTTCGCTCTGACGATCACCCTCCCGCTCGGGGCGACCTTCGTCGAGCGCTACGGAGACTGCGTCTACGAGGACGATCTGCCCGGCGAGCCGCCCACGGGTTACGTCTACGGCCCGCAGCGGGTGACCTGCCAGATGCACCTGATCCTGGAACCCGGTTCCGGGGTCGCCTTCTCCGACCCGGTCTCCGGCGACGCGGCGTTCAACGTCGTCTTCGGCAAGAACCTGCCGGGGCCCGCCGAGCAGACCGGGCGGTTCGAGGTCGGCGAGCTGGACCAGCCGCTCCCCGAGGCCCAGCGCCGGGCGGAAGCGCCGGCCGGGCCGTCGCTGGCCGACAGGGTCGCCGAGCTGCGGACCAGGGCGGAGCAGCGGGCCGGGAGCGGGCAACGCGACCGGATCACGCGGACCACGCCGGGGCGGGCCACGACCGGCAGCACCGCGCCGTCCCCGGCGGCCGCCGGGGCGGAGCCCAACGTCGACCAGTTCAGCATCTGGACCAAACCCAACAGCCAGGATCTGGAGGTACGGGCAACCGAGGTCACCGGTTCGGTCGGTGACACCGTGGATGTGCCGTACACGATCACCAACCACGGGCCGTCGGACGGCGGTGCCGCCTGGCGGATCGTCGCGCCGAGCGGCACCGTGCTGCTGCCCAGCCAGTGGTGCACGTTCCGCGACGAGCAGGGTGAGCAGATCGCCGAAGCGACCGAGGTCGACTGCGGTACCGACAGCCGGTGGCTGGCGACCGCCTCCGGCGAGGGCGTGGTCTCCTCGGTCGTACGGGTGAAAATCACGTCGACGCCGGGTACGAACGGCAAGATCACTATCCGCGGTCTGGGCCCCTCCACGGAGACCGGTCCGAAGAGCAACAGCGCACAGCTCGTGATCAACCAGCCGGGCGGCGGTGGCGGCGCGGACGATGACGACGGACTCCCGATCACCGGTGTCCGGACCGGCCCCATCGCCGCCGTCGGGGCCGGCGCCCTGCTCCTCGGTGCGGTACTGCTGCTACTCGGCCGGCGGCGCCGGCCGGCGGCACCTCCGTCCGCCGAGTAG
- a CDS encoding dipeptidase — MTTTIRTESELRAAIERELPGVRADLERLVRIPGIAFDGFDHSQVERSAEAVAELLRGCSLDVRVVRSGGQPAVIGRRPAPPGAPTVMLYAHHDVQPVGDLSLWQSDPFEPVERDGRLYGRGAADDKAGVLAHVAALRAFGDALPVGVVLFVEGEEEYGSDSLERLLVEHRDEIAADVIVIADSGNWDIGVPALTTSLRGIVNCFVEVRTLSQAVHSGMFGGAVPDALTTLCQLLATLHDPAGDVAVEGLVSTPGASVDYPEERLRTEAGMLDGVSFIGTGRLTDRFWNKPAISVIGLDAPPTAEAPNALVPSAKAKLSVRLAPGDQAAKAYAALTEHLRRHTPYGASVTVTLEHDGEPCVIDASGPMYDAARAAFRTAWDGVEPVDMGVGGSIPFIETFRRMFPDAAILVTGVEDPYARAHGPNESLHLGEFARVCLAEALLLAKVAEAAA; from the coding sequence ATGACCACGACTATCCGCACCGAGTCCGAACTGCGTGCCGCGATCGAGCGCGAGCTGCCCGGGGTACGGGCCGACCTGGAGCGGCTGGTCCGGATCCCCGGCATCGCCTTCGACGGCTTCGACCACTCCCAGGTCGAACGGTCCGCCGAGGCGGTCGCCGAACTGCTCCGCGGCTGCTCCCTCGACGTGCGGGTGGTCCGGTCCGGCGGCCAGCCGGCGGTGATCGGCCGACGTCCCGCCCCGCCCGGCGCACCGACCGTGATGCTGTACGCGCACCACGACGTGCAGCCCGTCGGCGACCTGAGCCTGTGGCAGAGCGACCCGTTCGAGCCGGTGGAGCGGGACGGCCGGCTCTACGGACGGGGCGCCGCCGACGACAAGGCCGGCGTGCTGGCCCACGTCGCCGCGTTGCGGGCCTTTGGCGACGCGCTCCCGGTCGGCGTGGTGCTCTTCGTCGAGGGCGAGGAGGAGTACGGCTCCGACTCGCTGGAACGGCTCCTCGTCGAGCACCGGGACGAGATCGCCGCCGACGTGATCGTGATCGCCGACTCCGGCAACTGGGACATCGGCGTACCGGCGCTGACGACCTCACTGCGCGGCATCGTCAACTGCTTCGTGGAGGTCCGTACCCTCTCCCAGGCGGTGCACAGCGGCATGTTCGGCGGCGCGGTACCGGACGCGCTGACCACGCTCTGCCAACTCCTCGCCACCCTGCACGACCCGGCCGGCGACGTGGCGGTGGAGGGGCTGGTCAGCACCCCGGGGGCCAGCGTCGACTATCCGGAGGAGCGGCTGCGTACCGAGGCCGGAATGCTCGACGGCGTCTCGTTCATCGGCACCGGGCGGCTGACCGACCGGTTCTGGAACAAGCCGGCGATCTCGGTGATCGGGCTGGACGCACCGCCGACCGCCGAGGCGCCGAACGCGCTGGTTCCGTCGGCGAAGGCGAAGCTGAGCGTCCGGCTGGCCCCGGGCGACCAGGCCGCGAAGGCGTACGCCGCGCTGACCGAGCACCTGCGCCGGCACACCCCGTACGGGGCGAGCGTCACCGTGACGCTGGAACACGACGGCGAGCCGTGCGTGATCGACGCCTCCGGCCCGATGTACGACGCCGCCCGGGCCGCCTTCCGGACCGCCTGGGACGGCGTCGAGCCGGTGGACATGGGTGTGGGCGGTTCCATCCCGTTCATCGAGACGTTCCGCCGGATGTTCCCGGACGCCGCGATCCTGGTGACCGGGGTCGAGGACCCGTACGCGCGGGCCCACGGGCCGAACGAGAGCCTGCACCTGGGCGAGTTCGCCCGGGTCTGCCTGGCCGAGGCGCTGCTGCTGGCCAAGGTCGCCGAGGCCGCCGCCTGA